One stretch of Nitratiruptor tergarcus DSM 16512 DNA includes these proteins:
- the hsrA gene encoding homeostatic response regulator transcription factor HsrA — translation MRILIVEDEVTLNKTLAEGLKEFGYQSDISESLKDAQYYLDIRNYDLILVDWMLPDGSGLELVSQVKQDNPKTIVIVLSARDDKESEIEALRAGADDYIRKPFDFDVLVARIEARLRFGGSSIIEIKELIINPEEEKILYKDKEIELKGKPFEVLTHLARHKDQIVSKEQLLDAIWEEPELVTPNVIEVAINQIRQKLDKPLGIQTIETVRRRGYRFCYPRKA, via the coding sequence ATGAGAATTTTGATAGTAGAAGATGAGGTAACCCTCAATAAAACGCTTGCAGAAGGACTCAAAGAGTTCGGTTATCAAAGCGATATTAGTGAAAGTCTCAAAGATGCACAATACTATCTCGATATTAGAAACTATGATCTCATACTTGTTGACTGGATGCTACCTGATGGCAGTGGACTAGAACTCGTCTCACAAGTAAAACAGGACAATCCAAAAACTATCGTCATAGTGCTAAGTGCTCGCGACGATAAAGAGAGTGAAATAGAGGCTTTGCGTGCAGGTGCAGACGACTATATACGCAAGCCATTTGATTTTGATGTTTTAGTTGCTAGAATAGAAGCACGCCTTCGCTTTGGCGGTAGCAGTATCATTGAAATCAAAGAGCTCATTATCAATCCGGAGGAGGAGAAAATCCTCTATAAAGATAAAGAGATTGAGCTCAAAGGTAAACCTTTTGAGGTACTGACACACTTAGCACGCCATAAAGACCAAATTGTCTCCAAAGAGCAGTTGCTCGATGCAATCTGGGAAGAGCCAGAGCTTGTCACACCAAACGTCATTGAAGTTGCAATCAATCAGATCCGACAAAAGCTTGACAAACCTCTAGGCATCCAAACAATCGAGACTGTTAGACGTAGAGGCTACCGCTTTTGCTATCCACGAAAAGCTTAA